The genome window CCTGTGTCGGGTTGTCGAAGATCAGGATATCGGGATCTGCTTCGAGCCATTTGGCCAGCACGACTTTTTGCTGATTGCCCCCACTGAGACTGATGATGGGCAGATTCGGATCCGAGACCTTGATGGAAAGAAGCTCGCGGTAGCGTTCGAATGCCTCGACTTCTCTACTGCCATCAATGAGCCCCCTTGATTGAAAATGCTTGAGCGAAGCGAGGCTGAGATTCTCTTTGATACTCATATCCTTGATGATGGCATTTTCCTTGCGATTTTTGGGAACCAGCCCGATGCCCGCCTGCAGAGCCTGACGTGGATGCCGCAGCTTGTGGGGCTGCCCCTTTACCAGAATCTCACCGGTATAGGGCCGGCAGCCGAATATGGTCTCGAAAAGCTCGGTCCGACCATCTCCTGCCAGTCCCGTAAAACCCAATATTTCTCCCTTCGCCAAAGAAAATTGGATGTCGCGAAACCATTTGCCGCTGGAAAGATTACGCACCTCCAGAAGGCGTTCACTAGAGGTAGGAGAGGAATGATACGCCTCATGTCCCACGGATTTGCCGACCATCAGACGGGTCAGTTCCTCTTCATTGGTATCCTTCACCTCTCCGCTGCCCGCCAGCTGACCGTCCCGCAGAACGGTGTAGCGATCGCACACGCTGAGCACCTCTTTGAGCTTGTGGGAAATGTAAATGATGCTGACTCCTCCCTCCCGAAGCGTGCGCATGGTGACCATGAGATGCTCGATCTCATAATTGGTGAGGGCTGTGGTCGGCTCATCCATGATGATGATTTTCGCGTCAGTCAAGAGGGCTCTCGCTATTTCTACCATCTGCTTGAAGGAAGGCTCCAGATCACGCACGAGGCTTTTCGGGTGCAATGAGGCTCCCATTTTGCCAAGCAGCTCTTCCGTTCGTTTGCACATGTCCTCTACCCGCAAAAAGCCAAAGCGATCGGTCCATTCCGCTCCCAGAAAAATATTTTC of Brevibacillus choshinensis contains these proteins:
- a CDS encoding sugar ABC transporter ATP-binding protein; protein product: MAENVLHMRGIEKAFNGVPVLKGVDFSLRKGEIHALLGENGAGKSTLMNILGGILQPDAGEISIENKRITMSEPRISQQAGIRFIHQELNVVADLTVYENIFLGAEWTDRFGFLRVEDMCKRTEELLGKMGASLHPKSLVRDLEPSFKQMVEIARALLTDAKIIIMDEPTTALTNYEIEHLMVTMRTLREGGVSIIYISHKLKEVLSVCDRYTVLRDGQLAGSGEVKDTNEEELTRLMVGKSVGHEAYHSSPTSSERLLEVRNLSSGKWFRDIQFSLAKGEILGFTGLAGDGRTELFETIFGCRPYTGEILVKGQPHKLRHPRQALQAGIGLVPKNRKENAIIKDMSIKENLSLASLKHFQSRGLIDGSREVEAFERYRELLSIKVSDPNLPIISLSGGNQQKVVLAKWLEADPDILIFDNPTQGIDVGAKSEIYQIIAGLAQQGKAIIVLSSELPEIMKLCDRVMVMYQGEITGTLKREQVNEELIMLFATGVKKEEQAG